One genomic segment of Macaca fascicularis isolate 582-1 chromosome 19, T2T-MFA8v1.1 includes these proteins:
- the ZNF226 gene encoding zinc finger protein 226: protein MNMFKEAVTFNDVAVAFTEEELGLLGPAQRKLYRDVMVENFRNLLSVGHQPFKQDVSPIERNEQLWIVTTATQRQRNLGEKNQSKLVTIQDRESEEELSCWQIWQQIANDLTRCQDSMINNSQFHKQGDFPCQVGAELSVQISEDENYTVNKADGPSDTGNPEFPILRTQDSWRKTFLTESQRLNRDQQISIKNKLCQCKKGVDPISWISHHDGHRVHKSDKSYRPNDYKKDNMKISTFDQNSMIHTGQKSYQCNECKKPFSDLSSFDLHQQLQSGEKSLTCVERGKGFCYSPVLPVHQKVHVGEKLKCDECGKEFSQGTHLQTHQKVHVIEKPYKCKQCGKGFSRRSALNVHCKVHTGEKPYNCEECGRAFSQASHLQDHQRLHTGEKPFKCDACGKSFSRNSHLQSHQRVHTGEKPYKCEECGKGFICSSNLYIHQRVHTGEKPYKCEECGKGFSRPSSLQAHQGVHTGEKSYICTVCGKGFTLSSNLQAHQRVHTGEKPYKCSECGKSFRRNSHYQVHLVVHTGEKPHKCEICGKGFSQSSYLQIHQKAHSVEKPFKCEECGQGFNQSSRLQIHQLIHKGEKPYKCEECGKGFSRRADLKIHCRIHTGEKPYNCEECGKVFRQASNLLAHQRVHSGEKPFKCEECGKSFGRSAHLQAHQKVHTGEKPYKCDECGKGFKWSLNLDMHQRVHTGEKPYKCGECGKYFSQASSLQLHQSVHTGEKPYKCDMCGKVFSRSSQLQSHQRVHTGEKPYKCEICGKSFSWRSNLTIHHRIHVGDKSYKNNRGGKNIRESTQEKKSIK, encoded by the exons atgaatatgttCAAG GAAGCAGTGACCTTCAACGACGTGGCTGTGGCCTTCACAGAGGAGGAGTTGGGGCTGCTGGGCCCTGCCCAGAGGAAGCTGTACCGAGATGTGATGGTGGAGAACTTTAGGAACCTGCTGTCAGTGG GGCATCAACCCTTCAAACAAGATGTATCACCTATAGAAAGAAATGAGCAGCTTTGGATAGTGACGACAGCAACCCAAAGACAGAGAAATTTAG gagagaaaaatcaaagtaaGTTAGTGACTATTCAAGACAGAGAATCAGAAGAAGAGCTTTCTTGCTGGCAAATCTGGCAACAAATTGCAAATGACTTAACCAGGTGTCAAGACTCCATGATCAATAATTCTCAATTTCACAAACAAGGTGATTTCCCTTGCCAGGTAGGGGCAGAACTGTCTGTTCAAATTTCCGAAGATGAGAACTATACAGTAAATAAAGCAGATGGTCCCAGTGATACTGGGAATCCAGAGTTTCCTATCTTGAGAACCCAGGATTCTTGGAGGAAAACATTCCTGACTGAGTCACAGAGATTGAACAGAGATCAGCAaatttccataaaaaataaattatgtcaaTGTAAGAAGGGTGTTGATCCCATCAGTTGGATTTCACATCATGATGGTCATAGAGTACACAAAAGTGACAAGTCTTATAGACCCAATGATTACAAAAAAGACAACATGAAGATTTCGACATTTGATCAGAATAGCATGATTCACACAGGACAGAAATCTTACCAGTGTAATGAGTGTAAAAAACCCTTCAGTGATCTCTCCAGCTTTGATCTTCATCAGCAGTTACAATCAGGAGAGAAGTCTCTTACATGTGTTGAACGTGGAAAAGGCTTCTGTTACAGCCCAGTTCTTCCTGTTCATCAGAAAGTACATGTGGGAGAAAAACTTAAGTGTGATGAGTGTGGTAAGGAATTCAGTCAGGGCACTCATCTACAGACCCATCAGAAAGTCCATGTGATagagaaaccatacaaatgtaaGCAATGTGGGAAAGGTTTCAGTCGTAGATCAGCACTTAATGTTCATTGTAAGGTCCACACGGGAGAGAAACCTTATAATTGTGAGGAGTGTGGGAGGGCCTTCAGTCAGGCCTCTCATCTTCAGGACCATCAGAGACTCCACACTGGGGAGAAGCCATTCAAATGTGATGCATGTGGTAAGAGCTTCAGTCGGAATTCACATCTTCAATCCCATCAAAGAgttcatacaggagagaaaccatacaaatgtgaGGAGTGTGGTAAGGGCTTCATTTGTAGCTCAAATCTTTACATTCATCAGAGAGtccacacaggagaaaaaccctataaatgtgaGGAATGTGGTAAAGGCTTTAGTCGGCCTTCAAGTCTTCAGGCCCATCAGGGAGTCCACACTGGAGAGAAGTCATACATATGTACTGTATGTGGGAAAGGCTTTACTCTGAGTTCAAATCTTCAAGCCCATCAGAGAgtccacactggagagaagccatACAAATGCAGTGAGTGTGGGAAGAGCTTCAGGAGGAACTCCCATTATCAAGTTCATCTAGTGgtccacacaggagagaaaccccACAAATGTGAGATATGTGGGAAGGGCTTCAGTCAAAGTTCATATCTTCAAATCCATCAGAAGGCCCACAGTGTAGAGAAACCTTTTAAGTGTGAGGAGTGTGGGCAGGGTTTCAATCAGAGCTCACGACTTCAGATTCACCAGCTGATCCATAAGGGtgagaaaccatacaaatgtgaAGAGTGTGGCAAGGGATTTAGTCGTAGAGCAGATCTTAAAATTCACTGTAGGatccacacaggagagaaaccatATAATTGTGAGGAGTGTGGGAAGGTCTTCAGGCAGGCCTCAAATCTTTTGGCCCATCAGAGAGTCCACAGTGGAGAAAAACCATTCAAATGTGAAGAGTGTGGGAAGAGTTTTGGTCGGAGTGCACATCTTCAAGCCCATCAAAAAGTCCACACTGGAGAAAAGCCATACAAATGTGATGAGTGTGGGAAGGGCTTCAAGTGGAGCTTGAATCTTGACATGCATCAGAGGGTGCACACGGGAGAAAAACCATATAAATGTGGGGAGTGTGGTAAGTACTTCAGTCAGGCATCAAGTCTTCAACTTCATCAGAGTgtccacacaggagagaaaccatacaaatgtgaTATGTGTGGTAAAGTCTTCAGTCGTTCTTCACAACTACAGTCTCATCAGAGAGTTCACACTGGGGAAAAACCTTATAAATGTGAGATATGTGGTAAGAGCTTCAGTTGGCGATCGAATCTTACAATTCATCACAGAATCCATGTTGGTGATAAATCCTATAAAAATAATAGGGGTGGTAAGAACATCAGAGAAtccacacaggaaaaaaaatccataaaatga